From the Harpia harpyja isolate bHarHar1 chromosome 16, bHarHar1 primary haplotype, whole genome shotgun sequence genome, one window contains:
- the CITED4 gene encoding cbp/p300-interacting transactivator 4, which translates to MAEHMMMSMSHGGTGLQSYRMGVSGLQGPPQHGQHVLRTLPAASQMMPYGGAGMDGAMRPRPNLSGQMGHHQMQNAMMFNGPSQQQQYMGPVGTQQLMASMHLQKLNTQYQGHPLGMSNGPMGAGAQQYRVGPSQHPGMQHMPSPALTLNVMDTDLIDEEVLTSLVLELGLDRIQELPELFLGQNEFDFISDFVSKQQPSAISC; encoded by the coding sequence ATGGCTGAGCACATGATGATGTCCATGAGCCACGGTGGCACCGGGCTGCAGAGCTACCGCATGGGGGTGAGTGGGCTGCAGGGACCCCCGCAGCACGGGCAGCATGTGCTGAGGACACTGCCTGCCGCCAGTCAGATGATGCCTTACGGAGGGGCTGGCATGGATGGTGCAATGAGGCCGCGACCCAACCTCAGCGGACAGATGGGCCACCACCAGATGCAGAATGCGATGATGTTCAATGGCCCGagtcagcagcagcagtacaTGGGGCCGGTGGGCACCCAGCAGCTAATGGCTAGCATGCACCTACAAAAACTCAACACCCAGTACCAGGGTCACCCGCTGGGTATGAGCAACGGGCCCATGGGAGCTGGTGCCCAGCAGTACAGAGTGGGGCCAAGCCAGCACCCAGGCATGCAGCACATGCCCTCACCAGCGCTGACCTTGAACGTTATGGACACTGATCTCATAGATGAGGAGGTCTTGACATCCCTTGTCCTGGAACTGGGTTTGGACCGGATTCAGGAGCTGCCAGAGCTATTCTTGGGACAGAACGAGTTCGACTTCATTTCAGACTTTGTTAGCAAACAGCAACCCAGTGCCATCAGCTGTTGA